The Candidatus Flexicrinis proximus genome segment AATTCGTCGACCGTGGCTGGACCATAGGCTGAGAGGAACCGCCGCGCGACCGCCGTCAGGGCCGTTTGGGGCTCGACTGCTTCCCATGCCCCCATCCACGCCGCGGGGTTGACGAAGGTGACGTTCCTGCCGATGCTCTCGCCAAAGGCCAGATCACCCCGAAACGACGACGGTTTGAGCAGCATCCCCCAGCCGGAAAGGAGCTTCTCGCGCAGCTCAGGGTTTCCGGCGTGGGCCGCTGCCGCATTCGCCAGCGCTTCGCGGGTGATACCAGTCCCGCCCAGCACCGCCCGCACCGCCTCCATCAGCGCATCCAGTTCGTTGGCGCTGATTTTGAAATACTTATACCAGCTCGGTTTGCGAAAGTGTCGCAGCGTGGCCAGCGCGCTAAACAATGCCGGATAGATGTATACCGGGATCAGGTGCAGCGTGCCGCGATATGCCCAGGCCTTGATCAGCGTGTGCTCGCGCCAGATCGCTGCCTGAATCCTATCCGTGCTCAGCCCATCCACCCGTGCCGCCAGCATCAGCTCGGCGCTCGACATGACCTGTGCGTGTAGCCCACCCAAACGCGTGGCTACCTCCAGCATGTCTTCCCGCCCTGCGCGTTTTTCCAGGAATTGCTGCTGCATCCGCCACGCGCTTACCTGCGCCCACGTGAGCGCTGCTGCCTTTCCCATACCGCTCTCCCACTGCACGCCGCATCACATTCGTAATCCCCCCGCGCACGGTCCTCGCTTGCGAGGGCGATTCGCACAGGAGGCGGTGCAGGACAGCGTCCTGCAAAAGCACGCATGTTCTAGTATAGCGCGGATGATAACCCACCGCCGATTGAATGCGCTCGTTTTAGGAAAACTGCATATAATAGGAACAGTGTCCAGCGCATGTTGGCGGGACTTCCCGCCTGGAAAGCCGCTTTTCGATGCTCACCCGGAATAATCTGGCTCGTCCACCCTGCTAGACTCCCTCTAACCCCCATCTAGCCGAAGACTCGCGCGCCCCGTACTGGGGCTGTTTTGCGTTCCCCCACGGCAAACGGAAACCCACCCCGGACGACCTCGACGGTGCCTGACCCCGCCGGGCGTTTTCGAGTCGGGCTGCTGCCCGTGCTCCCCCTCCTGTCCTGTCCCCGCTCACCCGACCGGCACGACAGCACAGGAGGAACACATGGAGATTTTGCGAGGCAAACACGCCTCAAATATGGATGCGCCGGCGCTCGCACAGCGCCTGGCCGGATATCAGTCGATTCACCTTGATCTTGGCACCGGGGACGGACGCTATGCCGCGCATATCGCCCGGACGCATCCTGCTGCCTTCGCCATCGGCCTCGACGCCTGCCGCGAGAACCTCGCACAGAGTTCGCGCCGCGCGCCGCCCAATACCCTGTTCGTCATTGCCAATGCTTCGGCGCTTCCCGTCGAGTTGGAAGGACTGGCCGCCAGCATCAGCATCAATTTCCCGTGGGGCAGCCTGGTCGAAGCCCTGCTTGAGGGCCAGCGTTCGCTGCTGCGCGGACTGACACGGTTGCCGCATCCTGCGCCGCGCTGGACGTTCGCCTGAATGGAGGCGCACTCGCCGAAGCTGGTTGGACGCTGGACGCTGGCGCGCGCCGTGTGCGCGACGTCCTGGCCGCCAGCGGATTCGCCGTGCAGGCGCCGTCTGCCCTCGCCGCCGCTGACCTGAAAGCCTTTCCGACGACCTGGGCCAAACGCCTCGCCTTCGGCCGCGATCCCCGCGCGCTCTGGCTCCGGGGACGCGCACCCGCATAGCTTCCCCATATTTCAATCGTCACGCCCGTGGACCGTTCTCGCTTGCGAGGGCGGTCCGCGCATGAGGAGGTGCAGGAGGCTGTGCTTCCTGCCGGGTGCAGGGCCGCGCCCTGCTCTCTCCGCTCTCCCTACTTTCCCTGCCGTCTACCGCAGCGCATCCCGCAGCGCGTCCTCGATTTGCGGCAGATCTTGGACCAGCGTGCGCCACAGCGTGCGCGGATTCAGGACGTTGTGCTCGTGCGCGACCATGTTGCGGACCAGCCGCAGATCCGACCACGGGATATCGCGGATCGACCGCCGTGTCCGTTCGCTGACCGTTTTCGACGCCTCGCCCAGTGCCAGCAGCTCAAACGCCGTCGCCGATATCGTCTTGCCGCTGCGGCTGAACTCGGCCTCGCTCATCCCGCTCAGATACGCCTTGATCTTCTCCACCGATTGCAGCATGTCCACCAAGTTGACTCGGTCGCTCTTCATAGATCACCTTCAATGTGCTGAGGATGTCCTGCCGCCGCAGGCTGTTATCGTCCAGCATGACCGCCTCGTAATCGCCCAGGTCCACCTGCCGCCCGTAGACCCGGCTCAGCTCGCCCTCCATCCGCACCAGATCCAGCAGCGTGTGCTGCGTATCGGCGCGGAATGTCGCCAGCATGTCGATGTCGCTCTCCAGGTGAAAATGGTCGGTCAGCACCGGGCCGAACAGCTCCAGCCGCGTGATCACCCAGCGGTGGCAGAACCGCGTCAGCGCCGAGCGCGAGGCATATACATGATTTTGCGGCTGATAGTGGCGGCGGCGTGTCATTAGCGGACGACCTCTACGGTGAGCGGGGCGCTTGTGCTGCGGTTGCCGGCCGCGTCGAACGCGACCGCTTCGAATTCCACGTCGCCGACCGCCGTGATCGGATGCGTATACTCGTACGGGGAGGTGTTCAGCGTCGCCACCAGCCGCCCGTCCAGATACAGTTCCACCGCGGTCCAACGCCAGGTTGTCCGCCACGATCGCCCGGATCGGGATCACCGTCTCCGCCGGGAAGCGGTAGACTTTGCCCGGCTCTCCGGCGTTCAGCACCGCGCTCGGCGGGATGTTATCCACCCGCACCTGCACCACGCTCCGCTCGCGCGTATTGTCCTGGTTGACGGCCGTCAGCTCCAGCGTATACACGCCGTCCAGCCCGGTCGTATCCCACAGGCCCAGTGCCCCGTCCGCCGGCAGCGCCGACTGCTGGCCACCGATCGACACCCACTCCGTCGGGTTAATCCCTTCGCCGAACGCAAGCTGGTAGCTCCGCAGGTTCGCCGGCACCGTCCCCCGCACTTCCACCTGGCCGCGCAGCCATTCCAGCGCTTCCGGCCGCGCGATCCGCGTCGAGGTGAACGCCGCGTTGTCCGGCCGCGTGAAACTGTCGTAATCCTCCGGCGGCAGCGGCTGACGGTTTTGCCCGCCACCAGTCCAGCGCGGCATCCGGCGGGATGAAGTAGGTCTGCGTTTCGCGCAGATCGTTGGGCGTGTTGGCCGTCGCGCGCTGACGTGTCTGCCGGTTGACCTCGACCGCCTGCCAGTAGGTATCCGGCTGCACCGGCTGGATACCGGCGATGAACAGCTCGCGCCGGGTAGGGCAAGTGCCGTTCGGCAGCAGCCCCGACCGCTGGCACACCGCCAGTTCGATCACGTTCTGCGGCCGTGTCCAGTCCGTTGCTGCCAGGTTCCCGTGCGCCGCCTCGCTCACCGCTCGCCACAATGCCGCCGCCCCGTCCGTCGACGTCCCCGGCAGTGCCATCGCGCTCCGGTCGCTGCGCGCCAGATGCACGCTGATGCTCAGGTTCGGCGTATATCCCGCCGTCCAGTCGTCCAGGCTGTTGCTTGTCAGGCCGTGGACCAGCGCCGTGGGCCGCTGCGGCGTGAGCGGGCTGCTTGTCCCGTATTCTTCCAGTCGCAGCGCCGTATCGCTGAAAACGCTGTTGACCAGATACCCCAGTTCCGGCGCGTCGCT includes the following:
- a CDS encoding AlkZ family DNA glycosylase, with protein sequence MGKAAALTWAQVSAWRMQQQFLEKRAGREDMLEVATRLGGLHAQVMSSAELMLAARVDGLSTDRIQAAIWREHTLIKAWAYRGTLHLIPVYIYPALFSALATLRHFRKPSWYKYFKISANELDALMEAVRAVLGGTGITREALANAAAAHAGNPELREKLLSGWGMLLKPSSFRGDLAFGESIGRNVTFVNPAAWMGAWEAVEPQTALTAVARRFLSAYGPATVDEFARWVGLEPRDAKAAFKALGEEVAEVDVEGWTAWAPTETLDALGRAHGSDRVRLLPMFDMYTLAVARHAARWILPQPLLDKVYRPQGWISAVVIRGGRMAGTWDTAETRGGIRLHIDWFDPPDVSLRAGVAEEAEHLAAFWGKPVTV
- a CDS encoding class I SAM-dependent methyltransferase yields the protein MEILRGKHASNMDAPALAQRLAGYQSIHLDLGTGDGRYAAHIARTHPAAFAIGLDACRENLAQSSRRAPPNTLFVIANASALPVELEGLAASISINFPWGSLVEALLEGQRSLLRGLTRLPHPAPRWTFA
- a CDS encoding DUF86 domain-containing protein, with the translated sequence MEKIKAYLSGMSEAEFSRSGKTISATAFELLALGEASKTVSERTRRSIRDIPWSDLRLVRNMVAHEHNVLNPRTLWRTLVQDLPQIEDALRDALR
- a CDS encoding nucleotidyltransferase domain-containing protein, whose protein sequence is MTRRRHYQPQNHVYASRSALTRFCHRWVITRLELFGPVLTDHFHLESDIDMLATFRADTQHTLLDLVRMEGELSRVYGRQVDLGDYEAVMLDDNSLRRQDILSTLKVIYEERPSQLGGHAAIGGEDQGVSERDERGRVQPQRQDDIGDGV